In the genome of Deltaproteobacteria bacterium, the window CGGCGGTCCAGCGGGCGTAGAGCGTCGATGGAAAAAGAAACTGCACATCGATGCCAAGCTGATCGAGATCGCGCAGGCGCGCCTCGGGATCGACGACAGTGAGCGAACCGCGACTGGGTCCTTCGACCACCCAGCGTGGCGCAGTCGCCGGCTGTAAACCTGGACCGAGCGCGTGCGGCTCCATGCGCCCGTCCGTAAGCCATCCCGCTGTAAATTTCGCCAGCTCGCCGCCGTCATGAATCAACGCCGGCCGTGGCCGCCGCGCTGCGAACTCTTTCGGCAAGTCCGCCCACATCTCCGGCGCCACGTTCACATGGGCGTCGGCGTCGTAAATTTTGTAACCGTTGATCATGGTTTGCCTCCTGGCCAGTCGTTCTGCGCTCTTAAACCACGGTGGCGAAACGGCTGTCAATCGGGAATCGTGGTTGGTGAATCGTGAATCGGAGAAGGTGTCCTCATCCGAGTAACCCCCTTTTTGGAAAAGAGGGGTAAGGGGGGCAGAGAAGCTCGTGACTTTTCCACATCGGTGGAAATACTTGAACTACGAAAAATCCCTCCTAACCTCCTTTGCGGAAGGGAGGAACCGGAACAACGCATTGACTCCCGTCGCGCCGCGATGTTAAGCCAAGACAAATCATAGCCAGCGCGCAAACTCGGAGGATTTCTCATGCTAGACGGAGTCACAGTCATCGATGCCGACGGTCACGTTTTAGAGACCGACGCCGAGATGGAGCAGTATTTCGACGGCGATTACACCGGTCACCGCCGCACCGGAACATTTTCAATCTTCCCTTCTCTCGACGGCTGGCCGCGCGGCTTTGTCCGTGGCTTGAACAAAGTCACCAAAGTCGACGTGAATAGTTGGATTCAATTCATCGAAGGCTCGAAGATCTCCGCCGCGGTGCTCTACCCCACCGCCGCCCTCTCGGCTGGGTTGATTCAGGACCACGACTGGGCCTGTGTCGTCGCGCGCATGTACAACAACTGGCTCTGCGATCGCTATTGCAAGGTCGACAAACGTTTGAAAGGCGTGGCGCTGCTGCCGGTGCAAAATCCCCAAGAAGCAGCTAACGAGCTGCGCCGCTGCGTGAATGACTACGGCATGGTCGCTGGCCTGCTACCAGCCGTGACCAACCTGAGCAAAGGCTTCGGCCACCAGGATTTCCACCCGATCTATAAAGTAGCCCAGGAATTGAACGTCCCGCTCACCGTTCACGGCGCCGTGAGCGCCAACTTGGGTTTCGATTTTCTCCAGACCATGTCGATGATCCATACGTTGGAGCACCCCATCGCGCAGATGATCCAGTTGACCAGCATGGTCTTGGACGGTGTCTTCGACCTGTTTCCCAAACTGCGGGTGGGTTATCTCGAAGCCGGCGCCGGCTGGATTCCCTATATGATGGACCGCCTGGACGAAAAAGATCACATCGACCGCAAACGCAAACACTTCCCCCTGAGCGTTAAACCGAGCGAATATTTCAAGCGCGGCAACATTTACGTCACCTGCGAAACCGACGAGAAGACATTGGACGTGGTCGCCCGCGAGATGGGTGAAGACTACATGATGTACCCCACCGACTTCCCGCACGAGCGCGAAGCCGGCGTCTTCGCCAAAGACATCCCGGAGTTCTGGGAGCGGACGGATTTATCGGAACGAGTGAAACGAAAAGTGTTTAGCGAAAATGCCAAACGGTTTTATAATATGGCTTGATTCTTTTCACCACGAAGACGCGCAGAGCACGAAGGAAAGAACCAGAAGCTGAAAAATAATCTTCTCCGAACTTCGTGTCGTTCGTGCCTCCTCGTGGTGAGTCAGACTTATCCGAACTTTGTGTTCTCTGCGTTCTTTGCGGTTAAATCTCTCCTCAGAACTTCTTCGTCACGCCGCTCTCTTCCAACCGGCGCGATAGCGTCCCATCGATAAACTGTTCCGGCTTGGCATTCGCCGCTTTCGCATTGGTCGCCGCGAGTACTTCCAAGATGGGTCTTATCCCACTCGCCGTCGGTCGCAGCGTCGGACTATAGACATCTTTGTTGTCGGCGTAGGTATTTTCCAGGATCGTCCGGTCCTTGATCTTGGTGTACTTCCCCATGACGCGCATGGCGCGTTCTCTGTCGGTGCGAAAAATATGCACCCCTTCGGCGACGGCGTTGAACGCCCGCTGCGCACGGTCCGCGGAGTCGCGAATGAAAGTCTTGCGCGTCGCCAGCACAAACGACGGATACTCGACGCCGGCGCCATTCCAGATTCTCTTAAAACCCATCGCCTCGCCGCGGTAGGTAAACGGCGGCGACAACATCGCTCCTTGCACCTTGCCGGCTTGCATCGCTGCCAGCGATTCGGGATAGCCTCCCGAGCCGATCAGCGGAATATCTTTAATCGGTTCCAGCTTTGCCTGGGCGAAGGCAACTTTGGCCATGTAAGCCGTGCTCGACGCCAACCGAGTCACCGCCACGGTCTTGCCTTTGAGATCTTCAACTTTATTGATGCCCGAATTGGCACCGACCCAGAGACTGATCGGCGTCGTGTTGGAAATGAACCCAGCCAACGTGAGATCGGCACCCGCCAAGATGCCGGCAATGATCGGATCGGCGCCGCCGTAGATGAAATCGATTTCACCCGCGATCAGCGCGCTCACCGCGACGGCGGAGCCGCCGATGTAAACCAGATCGGCGTCGGTGCCGTGCTTCTGATACAGCTTCTCATCGGTCGCAATCCACACCGGCGTGAAGATGCCGCTGACAGAGCTATAGGAAGCGCGGATCTTGTTTTGAGCGTGAGCCGCAGAAACGACGACAAGAACACAAGCAACGACAGAAAAGACTTTCAGAAGTTTTTTTAACGGCATTTTCACCTCGAAATAATTTTGTCGGAGATCATAAGGAGCAGTCGTCCATCTGTCAATTGAGCTTTGTGATCGCAACCGCATTTTGCATGTAGGGGCAGGTTTCAAACCTGCCCGCGCGGCGCGGGGTGGGGTGCCTCCGAACACGCCACCCTAACCACTCCCGGGGCGGGTTTCAAACCCGCCCCTACGTCGGATTCAACCGAGGCGGTACTGTTTGGTCCCAAGATTTCTTCAGCTTGACGTTGCCCGCCAATCCTCGCTACATATCACCTGAACGCGCGGAGGACTTATGCCTGGAATCATCGACGCCGACACCCACATCGCCGAATCGGAGAGCATGTGGAAACACTTCGATCCGAAAATGCATCACCGCCGACCCGTGATGGTCTCGGCGCCCGATGACACGCTCTACCGCGACTTCAACGTGCTTTGGCTCATCGACGGTAACATATACCCGAAAGCCTCCGGCAAAGGCGGCTTTCGCATCATCACGCCGACCGCATCCAAGCGCGAAATCAATCGCACCGACATTGCGCTCGGCTGCCGCGAAATCACCGATGTGCCCGCGCGCCTTGCCGACATGGACACGGCAGGCGTGCAAACCCAGGTGATCTATCCGACGTTATTTTTAATTGACGTCACCGACGACAAAGATCTTCAGATCGCGCTGTGCGGCGCTTACAACAAATTTCTCGGCGAGGTCTACCGCAAGTCGAACAATCGCTTGCGCTGGGTCACGGTCCTGCCATATCTATCGGTCGATGAATCCATCGCGCAAATGCGCGAGGCGAAACAAAACGGCGCCGTCGGCCTTTTCTTTAGCGGCATCATGGGATCGCTCACGTTGAACAATCCGCATTTCACACCGATCTATGCCGAAGCGGAAAAGCTTGGCCTGCCGATTTGCGTCCACACCGGCCAGAGCTGCCGCCACCTGCTGGAGTTTTTCGATCTAGAATTGAACGGCACCTTTGCGACATCCCATTGCCCGCCAATTATTGGTTTTCGCGATTTGGTCGCGGGCGAAATCCCGGAAAAATTTCCCGATTTGAAGTTTGGTTTCTTGGAAGTGTCGGCAAGCTGGGTGCCGTTTCTCTACCATCACTTGAAACGCTCAGCGCGCCCACGGCCGAGCTTTCCCAAAGCGCGCTGGAAATTTAGCTCATGCGAAGAGCTGTTTCGTGAATATCGCATCTACGTCGCCTGCGAAGCCGACGAAGACATCCCCTATTTGGCGGGCTACATCGGCGAAGACAACTTGCTGATCGGTTCCGACTACGGCCACAACGACCCCGCGGAAGAGAAGGCGTTGGTTCAAACCATGCGCTCGCGGGAAGATTTGTCGCCGGCGTTGGTCGAAAAAATCATGTGCGAAAATCCCAAACGGTTTTACGGCTTGGCATGAATCGGCGAATTTAACGCATCGATGTAGGGGTGGGTCTAAGACCCGCCCGCGTGCGGTGGCGGCGGAGATGCAGCCCCACACCACCGCCCGCGCAGGTTTGCAACCTGCCCGTACATTTGGAAGGCGGAGAGCCTATGATCGTTACAATAGTCATCGCTGTGATCCTGCTTCTGCATTCGAACCTCTGGGCGCAGGCGCCATTCTACCAAGGCAAAACCATCACGGTGATCAGCTCCTCCAGCACGGGCAGCGCCTACGACATTTACGCTCGGCTTGTGGCCCAGTTCATGGGCAAACATATCCCCGGCAACCCCGGCTTCGTCGTCCAGAATATGCCCGGCGCGGGTTCACTGATCGGCACCAACTATGTTTACGGCCTTGCCAAGAGCGACGGCACGGCGATCGGCGCGCTGCAGCCGTCGATGTATTTCAATCAGCTGCTCAAACAGCCCGAGGTCAAGTACGACTGGGCCAAGTTCAATTGGCTCGGCAGCTCGGACAAGTCGGAGAGTTTGCTCTACATGCGCGCCGACTTGCCGTACAAGACGCTGGCCGACGTGCGTAAAGCCAAGGAGCCGCCCAAATGCGGCTCCACCGGCCCCGGCACCTCGGGCACCTACTTCCCCAAACTGCTGGAAGAGCTTCTCGGCACGAAATTTACCGTCATCTCCGGCTACAAAGGCGGTGCGGAAATCGATCTCGCCGTCGAGCGCGGCGAGCTGCATTGCCGCGCCTTTACGATTCAGGCGTATCATTCGAGAGAGCCTTACCACACCTGGCGCAAGAAAAATTTCGCGCGGATTTTGATGCAAACCGGCCAGAGCCGCGACCCGCGTCTCGCCGACACGCCGACGATTTACGAGTTGATGAACGAATATAAAACTCCCGAGGCGCAGCGCCGCCTGCTGCCGTTGATCCTAGCCGCCAACGACTTCGGCCGCCCCATTGTTGCGCCCCCTGCGGTCGCCCCGGCCACAGTGAAAATCCTGCGCGACGCACTGATCAAAACCTTGGGTGATGCTGAACTGCTGGTGGAAGCAAAACGAAAAGACCTCGACATCACACCCACTCCGGGTGAAGAGCTGCAAGCATTGGCGAAGCAGGTCGTAGTACAGCCTGCAGACGTCGTGGCGCGGGTAAAGACGTTGATGGAATAACGCACGCGAATCACGTGACGCATTTCGTAGGGGCGAGTCTCAGACCCGCCCGCGGCGCGGCGGGGACTGCATGAAGAACGCCCACCCCCAAACCCCACCCGGGCAGATCTCAGACCTGCCCCTACATCGGATTCTCGTTGAATAGCGCCTGGCAGGCTCACAACTCCGTGAACGTGGTTCGGCATAACTACGAATGCATCGCTTTCCACACCGGGATAATGTTTTGGTAATTCTTCCCATGTTTTTTGAATCACACGGCCGGCATCGTTCAAACTGATCTTTCCATCCGAAACCTCGCCAAACAGACAGGCGCGATCTTGGGCGACGATCGTCACAAAATAGGCACCGGCCTCAGCGTAGTCGTAACCACGCAGCCGTATCGACTTTCGTTGCGGTCTGCTTCGCTTGTCGTCCATCGCGGAATCACTAATCACAAACAGGCGTCACTGCAACCCATCGCCGATTCCGACGTAGGGGCGGGTGTCAGACCCGCCCGCGGCGGCGGTGGCGAAAACCCCACACCACCATCCCCGGGCAGGTTTGAAACCTGCCCCTACGTTTCAGGAGGTCTACACGTTCAATCTGTGCGTCTTGATGTAGGGGCAGTTGCCCGTCCTCTACCCCCGGGAAGGCACGGGGGCCTACCCCTACAAATTCGCGATGCTTGCCTACGCTGATTGCTTGACAACCAAACCCGTGCGGCAATATTTTTGAACCGTCCATTCAGGAGGTTTCCATGTTTGACGTAAAAAGCATCCGCACTTTCGCCATGAGTGTTAAAGATCTTAATCGATCGGTGGAGTTCTACACGAAAATCCTCGGCGGCAAGATCACCAAGACCGTTGAACCAACCGAAGAGCAGATCAAGAACGGCCAAGTGAAAGAAATCGACGTGCGCCTGGGCAATTTCGAAGTGCATATATTCGACGGCTCCAAAGGCCCGCGCGCACCCGACCCGCATCACACGTTGAATATCCCATGGCAGGAAAAAGACAACGCGCTAAAAATGGTGATGGACGCCGGCGCCATCGTCGAGAAAGTC includes:
- a CDS encoding amidohydrolase, yielding MLDGVTVIDADGHVLETDAEMEQYFDGDYTGHRRTGTFSIFPSLDGWPRGFVRGLNKVTKVDVNSWIQFIEGSKISAAVLYPTAALSAGLIQDHDWACVVARMYNNWLCDRYCKVDKRLKGVALLPVQNPQEAANELRRCVNDYGMVAGLLPAVTNLSKGFGHQDFHPIYKVAQELNVPLTVHGAVSANLGFDFLQTMSMIHTLEHPIAQMIQLTSMVLDGVFDLFPKLRVGYLEAGAGWIPYMMDRLDEKDHIDRKRKHFPLSVKPSEYFKRGNIYVTCETDEKTLDVVAREMGEDYMMYPTDFPHEREAGVFAKDIPEFWERTDLSERVKRKVFSENAKRFYNMA
- a CDS encoding ABC transporter substrate-binding protein produces the protein MRLRSQSSIDRWTTAPYDLRQNYFEVKMPLKKLLKVFSVVACVLVVVSAAHAQNKIRASYSSVSGIFTPVWIATDEKLYQKHGTDADLVYIGGSAVAVSALIAGEIDFIYGGADPIIAGILAGADLTLAGFISNTTPISLWVGANSGINKVEDLKGKTVAVTRLASSTAYMAKVAFAQAKLEPIKDIPLIGSGGYPESLAAMQAGKVQGAMLSPPFTYRGEAMGFKRIWNGAGVEYPSFVLATRKTFIRDSADRAQRAFNAVAEGVHIFRTDRERAMRVMGKYTKIKDRTILENTYADNKDVYSPTLRPTASGIRPILEVLAATNAKAANAKPEQFIDGTLSRRLEESGVTKKF
- a CDS encoding amidohydrolase — encoded protein: MPGIIDADTHIAESESMWKHFDPKMHHRRPVMVSAPDDTLYRDFNVLWLIDGNIYPKASGKGGFRIITPTASKREINRTDIALGCREITDVPARLADMDTAGVQTQVIYPTLFLIDVTDDKDLQIALCGAYNKFLGEVYRKSNNRLRWVTVLPYLSVDESIAQMREAKQNGAVGLFFSGIMGSLTLNNPHFTPIYAEAEKLGLPICVHTGQSCRHLLEFFDLELNGTFATSHCPPIIGFRDLVAGEIPEKFPDLKFGFLEVSASWVPFLYHHLKRSARPRPSFPKARWKFSSCEELFREYRIYVACEADEDIPYLAGYIGEDNLLIGSDYGHNDPAEEKALVQTMRSREDLSPALVEKIMCENPKRFYGLA
- a CDS encoding VOC family protein; translation: MFDVKSIRTFAMSVKDLNRSVEFYTKILGGKITKTVEPTEEQIKNGQVKEIDVRLGNFEVHIFDGSKGPRAPDPHHTLNIPWQEKDNALKMVMDAGAIVEKVRPHRGTDNYSINVFDPDGNRWELSFAKEN